ATGTAATGAAAAAGTCTGATACATAAGCATTTTGTAAGTGCATATTACATAAAGTCAAAAAGCTTAGAAACTTACAATACAGGTTTATATACATGAGTAATTACCATAAAAATACAACTTCTGCAGTACATATTAACGACACTTGCTTTCAGTGCAAATCATATGGGAAAACAGAAAATGCGCATAGTAACCAACCAAGCTAAACATTATTTTCGAGCAACGTATGACTTAGCTCCTTATAGTAGATATCGACTTTAACAACTCGTTATATGAACACACTAAAAGCTGGGAAGCTTATGTGGCTCTATGAAGATGCAAAAAACAAGCCATCTTTCTAGTTTGACTTTCAGTTGGATTGCTTCTTTGAGAGTTGACCGTTGAGAAAATCCAACACCGAAAGTCTCTGCAATTACAAGTACAAGATTAAACACATCTGACTTTAAGAAAATATTGTACAATTTCGGAATAAAGTTTCAATCTAACAACCAACTCGACTCATGTATAAGTGAATGGATTGAACCAGTGACAACTTTTTGTTTCCTACAACTATTTTCGTATGTAATTGTTAACCCTAGAAATGAATTAGTCTAATAAGCAGATAAGTTTCTTACCCTCTGTTCCAATGCATTTTCTTCAGAGTCTATTTTTAAAGATTCCAACAAATTTATGGCTTCTTGAAACCCTTCTGTTGCAGAGTCATCCGCATTAAGATTTCTATCCACGTCAGCAACTTTTGCAAGAGATACAGCCACATCCAGAACCTGGAATAACAAACACAGCAGTCAATGGGTCAACTCAGGTCATGGTTTATCTCTAATGATATCAAACGGACAGATTCAATATATTAACTAAAATGTTCATATAATTATAGTATTAGACTATCATTAATTAATGTATCATAGTTCTTATAATCATTTTCAAGATCCTGTTTAGTTGTAGAAAGAATTGGAAAAAACCTCATGACCCGTTCCATTTTCACATCTAACCAGGATACTCATTAAATACTCGGCATGAGAAGTCAAAcatgaataaaaaaatatataaaaaataaaaacatatttaatatTGTAAAAATGACCTGAGATGGAGCTTTAGAAGAATCTTTAATAGCATTGCGACGAACATCTAAAGCTCGAAAGTAATGATCCCTTGCAGATTGCAAGTCACCTTCATAGTATTTAAGATCGCCAATTTTATTTAAAGAAACTGAAAGTGTATGTGTTACCTGCAAACATTTGACTCTGTATAAGAACATCCAACCTAAATATAAACCTCAAAATCGACCCATTTGAAGCTAAACGAGTCAAAATTGCACTTTTACAATTATAGCATATTAGACTATTTATACCTCTACATCATCTGTTTCTACTTTTGAAAGGAAAGTAACACTCTCATCAAAATAAGTAACTGCAGAATTACCATCTCCCATTGCACGACTGCAACATTAAAAGATAGTTTAAGTAAAAACCAAGATATAAACAGTCTAATATgtacaaaaaaattaaaaatatatatatatataaaaaaaaaaaattacataccaGCAGTCACCAAGCATACCCAAAACAGCTCCTAACTGTGAGCATAATTCCGATGTGTTCCCTGATACTTCAAGCTGTTCTCGTATGTCTTGTGCACAGATACTTAGTCTTGATTTCGCACTTTCTACATTATTTGCACGAAATGCCTACACACGATACATAGCAATTAAGTAAATTAAGATAAAATGTGTATTCACCTAGAGTTTGGATGTGTTTTGATGTCCGTTATAAAGTAAAAAATTGTGTTTAATAGTAGTGATTACAACTAATAATCTGATCTTATAGTTCAATATCATATAATTCATGACATAAGCATACAAAGATAAATTAGCTTTATCCTAATAACATGCTTATTAAGGTTATGTAACATACTCTCATGGCTTGTTGCACCAAGAACGCACCCCTCTCCAAGGATACATCTTCATATATCACTGTTTTTTTCTCACCAACTACTTGTTTTTCGTCTGTATCAAGTGGAGATCGCTTAATCCTAGCGTGCCCATCAATAAACCGATCCACTACACTTTGAAGATTAGCATCAGCTTCTATCTTCTCAATGTCGGCCCCACATAAAGGACAATCGTTGAACCGTGATATGCATGCTCTATAATTATACAAGCAAAAAACAATCATCAGAATCAATCGTGCCATTTAAAATATGACAAGAATATAATTAAGGGGATGTTCACcatagtcaaaaaaaaaaaaaaaaaaaaaaaacaaagaaaagaaaaaagattttttttttattatttcagtATATGAAAACTTCAAAGTTAAGCGGGAATCGTAGTCTCCTCAAAGGTAAAAATTCATAAATTAGCAAACTTATTTTACCCtttaaaattagttgcttttttTGCAGCTGATATAAAACTGAATACTTTATCAaaagcaatatatattttttttttttaattctaacaCAAAACTTTATCAGCTTCAGGTGATCAGTTCAAAACGCTATCCAAACACCTCCTAGTTGTGTACATGTGCAACAtgcataaataaaaaaaaatctggtTCTAGTGTATTACTTGCAAAACACGTGGGTACAAGGAACACATCGGCTACTCTCGAAAAGTAGCGCTTGGCATATTAGGCAACTAAAAGGGCCTATCTTGAAAGTTTGAGAATCATATCCAAAAGGGCATTTGGCGGGAATGACATTAGACTCCCCCGAATCTTGCTTAATCTCGTTTTGAGCTTCCTTACTCATTGGACATCCCTGTTGTTTAGTTTGAGCATCTTTACTCATTGGGCAACCTTGTTGTTTATTTTGACCTTCTTTACTCATTGGGCAACCTTGCTGCTTATTTTGGTTATCACTTAACCTTTTCGAAGGCCCGTCATCAGGTCGAGCTGCTTTAACAAAAGGACCAACAGGTGTCATCTTGGTCAAATATCTGTAAGTCAAGAACGAGAATCGTAACTACAGTTATAATCTTCCACAAACCAAATCAATTAATTCAGTATCTGCAATATATAATAAAACGGATAGTTATACAGGTATATTTTAAGCTGAAACTTAGATAGAAATAAGTCAAGAATATAAGCACATTCAACTTATTGGTGTATGCAAACTACCTCACAATAATACAGTACATAACTACATATATGTATCAAGATTCATCTTAGGACAATAAAGTGTTCATGTTGTTATCTTCATATTCAGAATTTAACTTACATAAAATGAATCacagataaaataaaaaaataaaaaaataaaaaaaaaaaaaaaaagttgataaTAATGGTGAATAAATAGCACAATATGTATCTTCTGTGAGCTCAGAGTTAGCTTCATACATAACCCTAGAAATCCTAATTTTATGATATCTTCTAGAATGAATCAATTGATACAATTGAACGCTCAACTGAACAGAAACTGtgttaattataataaattaaatatgttacaaTATAATAAACAATTTAGATATTCATTAGTTAATGAGTTATTTCATATCTCAAATCAAATTTTACGAATCGATGATGAATTATTTATGATTGAATTGAAATCAATAAGAAACAAATAAGAAGTATTACGAATTGAGATTAAACCTGTAATGTTGTGCGGATTTCAATAACTTGATCAACAGGAAATGGCGATGTTCGTCAATAATTTAGATTGCAACGATGAGTGAAATCTTGTTAATTAATTTTTGGATAAAATGGAGACACGATACGACGTCGATTAGTGGTTGGTGAATTTTTTTAACAAAGAAGTCCCTGAATTGTTATTAGTTAGTTTATATTACTAGCCCTTAAGTAGAACTTTTAATAAAATAAACGCTACAATTTTACAAAAAATAATTCATAAAATAAAATGATGAGAATTATATATTCTTTACAGTTGAAATAAAATAGAATGATGTGAATTATATATGAGCTAATCAAATTCAACTAGATTCTTACATGTTTCTCATTTTTTTTAGAGAGTGGAGCAAAAGAAATGTGAACAACTTGTTCAAATTACTTAaatgtttcaaaaaaaaaaaaaaaatcgaattgAAAGTAAACTTTTCAAAAAGTTGCTTATTTGGAGTTGAAGTAACAAAAGAGGCCATTGAAGGAATGGCGAATGATATCGGTTGTCGAGTTGGATCTTTCTGGTCCATGTACCTTGGCCTTCCTATTGGTCAAAAATGAGTCACCTTCGCAATTGGGATTTTATCATTGAAAAATTTCAATCTAGGTTAGCAGATTGGAGAGCAAAATCGATGTCTCTCGGTGGCCGTCTTACCCTCATTAAATCGGTACTAAGTAGCTTACCATTATATGCCTTATCCCTATTCCGTGCACCTTCAAATGTCATCAACACGCTCGAAGGTATGAGACGAAAATTCTTTTAGGTCGGGACTAGCGATAAATATAACATagcttgggttaaatgggaaacaCTACTTTTACCTTACAAAGAAGGGGGacaatgtagagacccgtcctaatctatccggacgaagtccatatcgattataaacgattcacaacagttgattacatcgcgaggtacttgacctctatatgatacattttacaaacattgcattcgtttttgaaaagacaatctttcattacatcgaaagttgacgacatgcataccatttcataatatatcttactataattgacttaataataatcttgatgaactcaacgactcgaatgcaacgtcttttgaaatatgtcatgaatgactccaagtaatatctctaagatgagcaaatgcacagcggaagatttctttcgtacatgagaatatacatgctttaaagtgtcaaccaaaaggttggtgagttcattagtttaacataaataatcattttcatcattttaatagaccacaagatttccatttctcataaatatacgtcccatgcatagagacagaaataatcattcatatggtgaacacctggtaaccgacattaacaagatgcatataagaatatcccctatcattccgggatcctccttcggacatgatataaatttcgaagtactaaagcatccggtactttggatggggtttgttaggctcaatagatctatctttagaattcgcgtcaattagggtgtctgttccctaattcttagattaccagacttaataaaaaggggcatattcgatttcgataattcaaccatagaatgtagtttcacgtacttgtgtctattttgtaaaacatttataaatattgcgcatgtattctcagccgaaaaatataaagggtaaaaaggcaaatgaaactcacctaatgtattttgtagcaaaaatacatatgactatattgaacaatgcagagttggcctcagattcacgaacctataacatttgtatgtatattaatacacataattgtaatcgaataattatatatatattattagttgtgatataattttcatattactaatttagctacttcattatatatattcattttatatatgaaaatatttatatatttaaaatatgagcattaaatatatttttatataattaatcttttatttacaaagtacaagttataatagtactaaaataagtataatgataataaaaataatttttaataatactagtaataataatgatagtattagtagtagttttaacaaaatgataaattaaaagtaatgatacttttaataatagttatgttaatctttaataatataattccggttatgataatattaataataatacttatgtaaatcctaataatactaataatagtgatacttatattaatattagtcttataaaattattaataacgataataataataacttttaatgataACGCCAATAGTGACAatgtttgtaatattattaataataacaataattaataataatatcatctataatatttaataataataattctaataataataataataatactaacaataataacaataaccataataataataataattagtaatattaataacataataataataacaataatgatattgataacactaattgttaaataataataataataataataataataataataataataataataataataataataataataataataataataataataataataataataataataataatagttttgatatagaaaactacctttcaaggcttttttttttaaaaatgccaCTGCCTagtctcgaacccatgacctctcaaatACC
This genomic stretch from Rutidosis leptorrhynchoides isolate AG116_Rl617_1_P2 chromosome 11, CSIRO_AGI_Rlap_v1, whole genome shotgun sequence harbors:
- the LOC139876897 gene encoding protein NCA1-like; translation: MTPVGPFVKAARPDDGPSKRLSDNQNKQQGCPMSKEGQNKQQGCPMSKDAQTKQQGCPMSKEAQNEIKQDSGESNVIPAKCPFGYDSQTFKIGPFSCLICQALLFESSRCVPCTHVFCKACISRFNDCPLCGADIEKIEADANLQSVVDRFIDGHARIKRSPLDTDEKQVVGEKKTVIYEDVSLERGAFLVQQAMRAFRANNVESAKSRLSICAQDIREQLEVSGNTSELCSQLGAVLGMLGDCCRAMGDGNSAVTYFDESVTFLSKVETDDVEVTHTLSVSLNKIGDLKYYEGDLQSARDHYFRALDVRRNAIKDSSKAPSQVLDVAVSLAKVADVDRNLNADDSATEGFQEAINLLESLKIDSEENALEQRRLSVLDFLNGQLSKKQSN